A region from the Triticum urartu cultivar G1812 chromosome 1, Tu2.1, whole genome shotgun sequence genome encodes:
- the LOC125532646 gene encoding uncharacterized protein LOC125532646, translating to MGGRWERMDGTAAHAHGGSRGGSGCPTAAPAAGASGGGGVAAAKLRRGCSGGRGGSRRAAAGEEEEAVRLGRLPATRGRFPWLRRREEAVKGATAGGERRGCGRRRSCGRRRRSCEWAVSFLFYCRTLIDCGLFRG from the exons ATGGGCGGGAGGTGGGAGAGGATGGACGGGACGGCAGCTCACG CCCACGGCGGCTCCCGCGGTGGCTCCGGCTGTCCCACGGCGGCTCCCGCGGCGGGGGCGAGTGGTGGAGGTGGAGTGGCGGCGGCCAAGCTACGGCGGGGCTGCTCCGGCGGCAGGGGAGGCTCCCGACGAGCCGCGGctggggaggaggaggaggccgtgCGGCTGGGGAGGCTCCCGGCGACCCGCGGCCGCTTCCCGTggctccggcggcgcgaggaggcggtGAAGGGCGCGACGGCGGGAGGCGAACGACGcggctgcgggaggaggaggtcATGCGGGAGAAGGAGGAGGTCGTGCGAGTGGGCGGTTTCCTTTCTTTTTTACTGCAGGACATTGATAGACTGTGGCTTATTCCGTGGTTGA
- the LOC125544581 gene encoding probable glutathione S-transferase DHAR1, cytosolic, protein MAGSRPSRAATSGETCSHHPLINTGAPRPRRRSTALALSAFLLLVLLTGLPDAAVAANMTEVCVKAAVGHPDTLGDCPFSQRVLLTLEEKKVPYQMKLIDVSNKPDWFLKINPEGKVPVYNGGDGKWIADSDVITQVIEEKYPTPSLVTPAEYASVGSKIFSTFVTFLKSKDASDGSEKALVDELQALEEHLKAHGPYINGANISAVDLSLAPKLYHLQVALEHFKGWKVPETLTSVHAYTEALFSRESFVKTKATKENLIAGWAPKVNP, encoded by the exons ATGGCAGGGTCACGTCCCTCACGCGCCGCTACCTCCGGCGAGACCTGCTCGCACCACCCCCTCATAAATACTGGTGCGCCCAGGCCTCGCCGCAGATCGACCGCGCTCGCCCTCTCCGCTTTCCTGCTGCTGGTGCTGTTAACCGGACTccccgacgccgccgtcgccgccaacATGACCGAGGTCTGCGTCAAGGCCGCCGTCGGCCACCCCGACACGCTCGGCGACT GCCCCTTCTCCCAGAGGGTGCTGCTCACGCTGGAGGAGAAGAAGGTGCCCTACCAGATGAAGCTCATCGACGTCAGCAACAAGCCCGACTG GTTCCTGAAGATCAATCCAGAGGGCAAGGTGCCTGTGTATAACGGTGGTGATGGTAAATGGATTGCTGATTCTGATGTGATCACTCAAGTCATTGAGGAGAAGTACCCAACTCCATCACTTGTGACCCCTGCTGAATATGCATCAGT GGGATCAAAGATCTTCTCCACCTTTGTCACGTTCTTGAAGAGCAAGGATGCCAGCGATGGTTCGGAGAAGGCACTTGTTGATGAGCTGCAGGCGCTCGAAGAGCACCTGAAGGCCCAT GGACCCTACATCAATGGGGCGAACATCTCCGCTGTCGATCTCAGCCTGGCTCCGAAGCTCTACCATCTCCAGGTCGCCCTGGAGCACTTCAAGGGCTGGAAGGTCCCTGAAACCCTGACCAGCGTCCATGCCTACACCGAG GCTCTCTTCAGCCGCGAGTCGTTCGTCAAGACCAAGGCGACCAAGGAGAACCTGATCGCCGGGTGGGCGCCGAAAGTGAACCCGTAA